A single window of Streptomyces sp. NBC_00464 DNA harbors:
- a CDS encoding IS5 family transposase gives MDRGDLTNNQWPPLEPLLPHGIKTGRPPVWTRRQLIDGIRWRTRTGAPWRDVPERYGPWDRGYDLFRRWQRDGTWARIVTQLQAQADAKCLIAWEVNIDSTVCRAHQHAAGAATMGDLQKAPPGGIAVEPADHGLGRSRGGLTTKIHRAVEQGQKPLSFVITTGQRGDSPQFEPVLEAIRVPRLGPGRPRKRPDRVRADKATTPVRIEPSYAGTASRRRSRSLRIGSATARTSAPAAAARRRSARPTTASAMRSSAGSIASSATLTTSCTIGAAATSAQVNGSDAEPVQAADLQRFLSCTSS, from the coding sequence GTGGATCGTGGTGACCTGACGAACAACCAGTGGCCCCCGCTTGAGCCGTTACTGCCGCACGGCATCAAGACGGGCCGTCCGCCGGTGTGGACCCGGCGGCAGCTGATAGACGGCATACGGTGGCGGACCCGGACTGGTGCACCGTGGCGCGATGTGCCCGAGCGGTACGGCCCGTGGGACCGAGGTTATGACCTGTTCCGGCGCTGGCAGCGGGACGGCACCTGGGCCCGGATCGTCACCCAGCTCCAGGCGCAGGCGGACGCGAAGTGCCTGATCGCCTGGGAGGTGAACATCGACTCCACCGTCTGCCGTGCCCACCAGCACGCGGCTGGGGCAGCGACCATGGGGGATCTCCAGAAGGCGCCGCCCGGAGGGATCGCCGTCGAGCCGGCCGACCACGGGCTCGGACGCTCCAGGGGCGGACTGACCACCAAGATCCACCGCGCAGTTGAACAGGGGCAAAAGCCGCTGTCCTTTGTGATCACGACTGGTCAGCGGGGTGACTCCCCGCAGTTCGAGCCGGTCCTGGAGGCGATTCGTGTGCCCCGGCTCGGACCAGGTCGGCCACGCAAACGACCGGACCGGGTCCGTGCCGACAAAGCCACGACTCCCGTAAGAATTGAGCCTTCCTACGCAGGCACAGCATCAAGGCGACGATCCCGGTCCCTTCGGATCGGATCCGCAACCGCGAGAACCTCGGCTCCCGCGGCGGCCGCCCGCCGACGTTCGGCACGACCGACTACCGCGAGCGCCATGCGGTCGAGTGCGGGATCAATCGCCTCAAGCGCCACCCTAACGACCTCGTGCACGATAGGAGCGGCTGCCACATCCGCACAGGTCAACGGTTCGGACGCCGAACCGGTGCAGGCCGCTGACCTGCAGCGATTCTTATCGTGCACGAGCTCGTAA
- a CDS encoding membrane-associated oxidoreductase, whose translation MEIVEMTSLERRLCQAFPRGEPIDLRQSQDENPEQPSAWGPERTVRAEVIRTLLLNGPSEPGEVPALYLTGARITGLLNLQHAEIPHPIRLNNCHFEHPPDFRGAQTRQLDLSASCLPTLMATAIRVDDDLRLTGCCIPGSVQLGSAQVSGGIFLDRARIGVDGGCVLQLSHASIGNDIWAPQLVAHGEIRIGAARIEGALDLEDAHITNSGGDALNAAHLTVGTRLNAGGLVAEGRVRLTATKVTGWLTFIEARLRNPGGVALGISSCEAAGFSLWDAAPVSGHVKMHYANFKVIHAKPEVWPVTVRLEGLTYETLAPRLPAAQRLALLERDEDGFVQHAYEQLAASYRRVGDDAEARAVQLAKQRRHRTTLPWYGKLWGYLQDSTVGYGFRPIRAVAWLLALLLLGSVAYGLDHPPAAERGKGPEFNPVIYALDLLLPIIDFGQEKAFTPTGPYQWLSYLLIAAGWILATTIAAGVTRNLNRQ comes from the coding sequence GTGGAGATCGTGGAAATGACCTCGCTGGAACGTCGCCTCTGTCAGGCATTCCCTCGCGGCGAACCGATCGACCTCCGCCAGTCCCAGGACGAGAACCCCGAACAACCCAGCGCCTGGGGTCCCGAACGGACCGTCCGCGCCGAGGTCATCCGCACCCTCCTCCTCAATGGTCCGTCCGAACCCGGCGAGGTGCCCGCCCTCTACCTCACTGGTGCGCGGATCACCGGCCTCCTGAACCTTCAGCACGCAGAGATACCGCACCCCATCCGCCTGAACAACTGTCACTTCGAGCATCCGCCAGACTTCCGCGGAGCGCAGACCCGTCAGCTGGACCTCAGTGCGTCCTGCCTCCCCACCCTCATGGCCACCGCCATACGCGTCGACGACGACCTCCGGCTCACTGGCTGCTGCATTCCCGGAAGCGTGCAGTTGGGCAGCGCACAAGTCTCCGGCGGAATCTTCCTCGACCGCGCCCGCATCGGCGTCGACGGCGGGTGCGTCCTCCAGCTCAGCCATGCCTCCATTGGCAACGACATCTGGGCACCCCAACTGGTGGCCCACGGCGAGATCCGCATCGGAGCCGCCCGCATAGAAGGCGCCCTTGATCTCGAAGACGCCCACATCACTAACTCGGGAGGTGATGCCCTCAACGCCGCCCACCTGACGGTCGGAACCAGACTCAACGCGGGCGGCCTCGTGGCCGAAGGCCGCGTCAGACTCACCGCCACCAAGGTCACCGGCTGGCTCACCTTCATTGAGGCCCGGCTCCGCAACCCGGGCGGGGTCGCACTGGGCATCAGTAGCTGTGAGGCAGCAGGGTTCTCGCTCTGGGACGCGGCCCCAGTCTCAGGCCACGTCAAAATGCACTACGCCAACTTCAAGGTCATCCACGCCAAGCCCGAAGTCTGGCCCGTCACGGTACGTCTGGAGGGCCTGACATACGAGACTCTCGCCCCGCGCCTGCCGGCCGCACAACGGCTCGCCCTGCTCGAGCGGGACGAAGACGGCTTCGTGCAGCACGCCTACGAGCAACTCGCTGCCTCGTACCGCCGCGTCGGTGACGACGCCGAAGCCCGTGCAGTGCAACTCGCCAAGCAACGCCGGCACCGGACCACGCTGCCCTGGTACGGAAAACTCTGGGGCTACCTCCAGGACTCCACTGTTGGCTACGGTTTCCGCCCCATTCGTGCTGTGGCCTGGCTCCTGGCTCTTCTGCTCCTCGGCTCAGTCGCCTACGGACTGGACCATCCACCCGCGGCCGAGCGGGGCAAAGGCCCGGAGTTCAACCCGGTCATCTACGCTCTCGACCTCCTCCTGCCCATCATCGATTTCGGCCAGGAAAAGGCATTCACTCCGACCGGCCCTTACCAGTGGCTGTCGTATCTCCTGATCGCAGCAGGTTGGATCCTCGCCACAACCATTGCCGCCGGAGTGACGCGCAATCTGAACCGCCAATAG
- a CDS encoding NADase-type glycan-binding domain-containing protein, translating to MTRSCPACGAANEEDEDFCGSCGTYLGWSSRRARTAAPAPEVDAPARPAEETGPPEGDDAPPVPSPRPAPAPTPVAAPTPAPVAEEPPSRATPEPEPAPDPEPAPTPVPPPAPPAPVRPAAPAPVRPARPEPPVEAEPVVAVQPGVPIAQRPVVRPVAAQEETNGFPCPSCGALNRPGRKFCGRCATPLHPGEQAEPLPWWRTRWPFDRKVRAGSGRLVRGSVLALLIVGLLIAGFLLVPAGRYVIEDVRDKLGDTGEISPTGVTASAATAGHPAKLATDGVTNTYWGAPKAGASLTAEFEKPFRLVGVTVHTGVSTKPEAFQKGARPTQADLRIRTKDGKIHEKAWSLTDKPGEQTVRTGISDVVSIEFVVREAAGQGGGRPIALGEIEYFKRT from the coding sequence GTGACGCGCTCGTGCCCGGCGTGCGGAGCCGCCAACGAGGAGGACGAGGACTTCTGCGGAAGTTGCGGTACGTACCTGGGGTGGTCCTCGCGCCGTGCCCGAACGGCGGCCCCGGCGCCGGAGGTCGATGCGCCGGCGCGTCCGGCGGAGGAGACGGGGCCGCCCGAGGGCGATGACGCACCCCCGGTGCCGTCCCCACGCCCCGCGCCGGCCCCGACGCCGGTCGCCGCACCCACTCCCGCACCGGTCGCGGAGGAGCCGCCGAGCCGCGCGACGCCCGAGCCTGAGCCGGCCCCCGACCCCGAGCCCGCGCCGACCCCCGTACCACCACCGGCCCCGCCGGCTCCCGTACGACCGGCCGCGCCCGCCCCCGTACGACCGGCTCGGCCGGAACCGCCGGTGGAGGCCGAGCCCGTGGTGGCCGTACAGCCCGGCGTGCCGATCGCCCAGCGCCCCGTCGTCAGGCCGGTGGCGGCCCAGGAGGAGACGAACGGCTTCCCCTGCCCGTCGTGCGGGGCCCTCAACCGGCCGGGACGCAAGTTCTGCGGCCGCTGCGCGACGCCGCTCCACCCGGGCGAGCAGGCCGAACCGCTGCCCTGGTGGCGTACCAGGTGGCCGTTCGACCGCAAGGTGCGGGCAGGGTCGGGGCGTCTGGTGCGGGGGAGCGTGCTGGCCCTGCTGATCGTCGGGCTCCTGATCGCGGGCTTCCTGCTCGTGCCGGCCGGGCGCTATGTCATCGAGGACGTACGGGACAAGCTCGGCGACACGGGGGAGATCAGCCCCACCGGCGTCACGGCGAGCGCCGCCACCGCCGGGCACCCGGCGAAACTGGCCACGGACGGGGTGACGAACACCTACTGGGGCGCCCCGAAGGCCGGAGCCTCGCTGACCGCCGAGTTCGAGAAGCCGTTCCGGCTGGTCGGCGTCACGGTCCACACCGGGGTGTCGACGAAGCCCGAGGCGTTCCAGAAGGGCGCCAGGCCGACACAGGCGGACCTCCGCATCAGGACGAAGGACGGGAAGATCCACGAGAAGGCCTGGTCACTCACCGACAAGCCCGGCGAGCAGACGGTACGGACCGGCATCAGCGACGTCGTCTCCATCGAGTTCGTCGTGCGCGAAGCGGCAGGTCAGGGGGGTGGACGGCCGATCGCCCTCGGGGAGATCGAGTACTTCAAGCGCACCTGA
- a CDS encoding phage tail protein, producing MTRAAVPGLPSRYPIGGLLPALYADDDLAQRFTAGLDTVLAPVLSTLDNLPAYFDPALTPDDFLPWLSSWVGADIDPAWPVELRRAAVARAVELHRWRGTRRGLTEHLRLCFGVEAVIHDGGGAAWSSEPGGQLPPAPTGELLVRVRASAGRPVDAARFLAVVQASCPAHLTCRVEILPGAPDETGD from the coding sequence ATGACCAGGGCCGCGGTCCCCGGGCTCCCCAGCCGCTACCCGATCGGCGGGCTGCTGCCCGCGCTGTACGCGGACGACGACCTCGCCCAGCGCTTCACGGCGGGCCTGGACACCGTCCTGGCACCCGTCCTGTCCACCCTGGACAACCTCCCGGCCTACTTCGACCCGGCGCTCACCCCGGACGACTTCCTGCCCTGGCTGTCGTCCTGGGTCGGCGCCGACATCGACCCCGCCTGGCCGGTGGAACTGCGCCGGGCCGCCGTCGCCCGCGCCGTGGAGCTCCACCGGTGGCGCGGCACCCGCCGCGGCCTCACCGAACACCTCCGGCTCTGCTTCGGCGTGGAGGCCGTCATCCATGACGGCGGCGGCGCCGCTTGGTCGTCGGAGCCCGGGGGACAACTCCCTCCCGCCCCGACCGGCGAACTGCTGGTACGGGTCCGGGCATCGGCGGGACGGCCGGTGGACGCGGCCCGCTTCCTGGCCGTCGTCCAGGCATCGTGCCCCGCTCACCTCACCTGCCGGGTGGAGATCCTCCCAGGCGCACCGGACGAGACAGGAGACTGA
- a CDS encoding putative baseplate assembly protein codes for MSLPSPNLDDRRFQQLVDEAKRYVQQRSPEWTDHNVSDPGVTLIETFAYMVDQLLYRLNRVPDRNYSAFLDLLGVQLFPPTVARADVDFWLSAPQPDLVRLPAGTEVATARGETEEAVVFSTADDLAIVPSSLIRLVTAPASGDQTDRTAPLGAGKDIPCFQSRPEPGDALLFGLPTAVPRCIVAIRLDSRVEGVGVDPRQPPLVWEAWDGARWVPCLTGTDSTGGLNKPGEVTVFVPAGHTASVTAGVRAGWLRCRVTPPEPGQPFYSESPTIREAEVFTVGGTTGVEHAETVLDVPLGTSEGVAGQTFSVRRVPLLLDGDPPVVQVSSAEGWQVWTPVEHFGASSPGDRHVRIDAVNGRFAFPPEVREADGTMRVYGAVPPKGAQLRIPRYRTGGGAAGNVARGAIRVLRSSVPYVAGVDNREAARGGVDGESVENAKVRAPNILRVQERAVTAEDYEVIAREAAPSLHRVRCLPAVAGEAGAVRVLVVPDAVPDEGGRLRFEQLIPPDSVLAAVAERLDERRLVGTRLIVEPPAYQGVTVVAELVAADGDVDRVRAEALDALFRHIDPLRGGADRTGWPFGRPVQYGEIFAVLQSVRGVRLVDEVRLFPADPLTGRRGAAAERIDVAANALVFSHQHQVVVTAAGAGERP; via the coding sequence ATGTCCCTGCCTTCCCCCAACCTGGACGACCGGCGCTTCCAGCAGCTCGTCGACGAGGCCAAGCGGTACGTCCAGCAGCGCTCTCCCGAGTGGACCGACCACAACGTGTCGGACCCCGGGGTCACGCTCATCGAGACGTTCGCGTACATGGTCGACCAGCTGCTGTACCGGCTCAACCGGGTGCCCGACCGGAACTACTCCGCCTTCCTCGACCTGCTCGGCGTGCAGCTGTTCCCGCCGACGGTCGCCCGCGCCGACGTCGACTTCTGGCTGTCCGCCCCCCAGCCGGACCTGGTGCGGCTCCCGGCCGGTACGGAGGTCGCCACCGCCCGCGGTGAGACCGAGGAGGCCGTGGTCTTCTCGACCGCCGATGACCTGGCGATCGTGCCGAGTTCACTGATCAGGCTGGTCACCGCCCCCGCCTCCGGCGACCAGACCGACCGCACCGCACCGCTCGGCGCGGGCAAGGACATCCCCTGCTTCCAGTCCCGCCCGGAGCCGGGCGACGCCCTGCTGTTCGGGCTGCCCACCGCCGTACCCCGGTGCATCGTCGCCATACGCCTCGACAGCCGCGTCGAGGGCGTGGGTGTCGACCCCCGGCAGCCGCCGCTGGTGTGGGAGGCGTGGGACGGCGCCCGCTGGGTGCCCTGCCTGACGGGGACCGACAGCACCGGCGGGCTCAACAAGCCCGGTGAGGTGACCGTGTTCGTCCCCGCCGGGCACACGGCATCGGTGACGGCCGGAGTCCGGGCCGGATGGCTGCGCTGCCGGGTCACCCCGCCCGAACCGGGACAGCCCTTCTACTCGGAGTCGCCGACGATCCGGGAGGCCGAGGTGTTCACCGTCGGCGGCACCACCGGCGTCGAACACGCGGAGACCGTCCTCGACGTACCGCTCGGCACCTCCGAAGGCGTCGCCGGCCAGACGTTCTCCGTACGCAGGGTGCCGCTCCTGCTGGACGGGGACCCGCCGGTCGTCCAGGTGTCCTCCGCCGAGGGCTGGCAGGTCTGGACACCGGTCGAGCACTTCGGCGCCTCCTCACCGGGCGACCGCCACGTGCGGATCGACGCCGTCAACGGCCGGTTCGCCTTCCCGCCGGAGGTCCGCGAGGCGGACGGCACGATGCGCGTGTACGGGGCGGTGCCCCCGAAGGGCGCCCAGCTCCGCATCCCGCGCTACCGGACGGGCGGCGGCGCCGCCGGGAACGTGGCCCGGGGCGCCATCCGGGTGCTGCGCAGCTCGGTGCCGTACGTCGCCGGCGTCGACAACCGCGAGGCGGCCCGCGGCGGGGTCGACGGCGAGAGCGTCGAGAACGCCAAGGTGCGCGCGCCGAACATCCTCCGCGTCCAGGAACGGGCGGTCACGGCCGAGGACTACGAGGTCATCGCCCGCGAGGCGGCACCCTCGCTGCACCGGGTCCGCTGCCTGCCCGCCGTCGCGGGCGAGGCCGGTGCGGTGCGCGTTCTCGTGGTGCCCGACGCGGTCCCCGACGAAGGCGGCCGGCTGCGGTTCGAGCAGCTGATCCCGCCGGACTCGGTGCTGGCGGCGGTCGCCGAACGGCTCGACGAACGGAGGCTGGTCGGCACCCGGCTGATCGTCGAACCGCCCGCCTACCAGGGCGTCACCGTCGTCGCCGAACTGGTGGCGGCCGACGGCGACGTGGACCGCGTCCGCGCCGAGGCGCTCGACGCGCTGTTCCGCCACATCGACCCGCTGCGGGGCGGCGCGGACCGCACCGGCTGGCCCTTCGGCAGGCCCGTGCAGTACGGGGAGATCTTCGCCGTACTCCAGAGCGTGCGCGGAGTCCGGCTGGTGGACGAGGTACGGCTGTTCCCCGCCGACCCGCTCACAGGACGACGGGGAGCGGCCGCCGAACGGATCGACGTCGCCGCGAACGCCCTCGTCTTCTCCCACCAGCACCAGGTCGTCGTCACCGCGGCCGGGGCCGGTGAGCGCCCATGA
- a CDS encoding GPW/gp25 family protein, whose product MSGSGFIGRGWGFPLRVGATGGIGMVERDQEIEEAIGLVLGTAPGERPMRPEFGCGIHDYVFAPGDGATAGRIAHEVRTSLERWEPRIEVRDVVIAFDTVDEGTLYIDVHYTVRSTNDLRNLVFPFYTIPNSGSPEASSEEAGAA is encoded by the coding sequence ATGAGCGGGTCCGGATTCATCGGCCGCGGCTGGGGCTTCCCGCTGCGGGTCGGCGCCACGGGCGGCATCGGCATGGTCGAGCGGGACCAGGAGATCGAGGAGGCCATCGGTCTGGTGCTCGGCACCGCACCGGGGGAGCGGCCGATGCGGCCCGAGTTCGGCTGCGGCATCCACGACTACGTCTTCGCGCCGGGTGACGGTGCCACGGCCGGGCGCATAGCCCACGAGGTGCGTACGTCGCTGGAGCGCTGGGAGCCCCGCATCGAGGTGAGGGACGTGGTGATCGCTTTCGACACCGTCGACGAGGGAACCCTCTACATCGACGTGCACTACACCGTGCGGTCCACCAACGACCTGCGCAACCTCGTCTTCCCCTTCTACACCATCCCGAACTCCGGTAGTCCCGAGGCGAGTTCCGAAGAAGCGGGTGCGGCCTGA
- a CDS encoding PAAR domain-containing protein codes for MPPAARSGDPTVHGGVIGTPPPGAVAVVTVLIGGKPAAVTGSLHVCAIPPHALLGPGNVVMPNPAALAGGAVLIGGLPAARMGDTTSCGAKIIMGAPNVLIGGPV; via the coding sequence ATGCCCCCCGCAGCCCGCTCGGGCGACCCCACCGTCCACGGCGGCGTCATCGGCACCCCGCCACCGGGTGCGGTGGCTGTCGTCACCGTGCTGATCGGCGGCAAGCCGGCCGCCGTCACCGGCAGCCTGCACGTGTGTGCCATCCCGCCGCACGCCCTGCTCGGGCCGGGCAACGTCGTCATGCCGAACCCGGCCGCCCTGGCCGGTGGTGCGGTCCTGATCGGCGGACTGCCGGCCGCCCGCATGGGCGACACCACCAGCTGCGGCGCCAAGATCATCATGGGTGCGCCGAACGTCCTGATCGGAGGCCCGGTATGA
- a CDS encoding VgrG-related protein, with amino-acid sequence MTAPARSFAADPIVEAPAELPQAWAAQLVSCAVDENVGLPDTAVLTYRDPYHTLLTATGITIGTPLKISVVTVQERARERLFTGEVTALELDSDTTGSFTVVRAFSKAHRLQRGRKVVAFRNMKAADIVRKVAAGAGLTCGKVEAAPVMYKQLTQPNVSDWDFLQYLAGESGAHVRVDEKGLLQFVKPKPAASAPSPSTSATRHPMVLEYGRNLLALRAVLTGADGADSVEVRGWDVETKTRLVAREPSVRSTTVVPGMSPSVAAGAFGPKARMTVADTPYRTQAEAGSVAGAVAARVSSGFGEIEAVAEGNPRLRAGEPVALGNVGPAFAGRYTATAAHHVLDPHGGYRTTVLVSAAPDRSLTGLTGGGDAPPRGPRIPGLAIGVVTDIREGKGKGERGSVKLKFPWLDDTYVSDWVRTVQWGGQGGGGVFSPEVNDEVLVGFEQGLLDSPYVLGGLYNGVDKPSPHDVPLVDATSGKVNRRSLVSRSGNRIELLDAPRGPSGVRLATGDKQLEVTLDERKGEIALKVFARGTSRVLSSLSLGRSGITLDAGTGNVNVKGASVTINGKTGVTVDGGLLAVLKARLIRIN; translated from the coding sequence GTGACCGCACCCGCCCGTTCCTTCGCCGCCGACCCGATCGTCGAGGCGCCCGCCGAACTCCCCCAGGCCTGGGCCGCCCAGCTGGTGAGCTGCGCGGTCGACGAGAACGTCGGCCTGCCGGACACCGCCGTGCTGACGTACCGGGATCCGTACCACACGCTGCTCACCGCCACCGGGATCACCATCGGCACACCGTTGAAGATCTCGGTGGTCACGGTCCAGGAGCGGGCCCGCGAGCGGCTGTTCACCGGTGAGGTCACCGCGCTCGAACTCGACAGCGACACCACCGGCTCCTTCACCGTCGTCCGCGCCTTCTCCAAGGCCCACCGGCTCCAGCGCGGGCGGAAAGTGGTGGCGTTCCGCAACATGAAGGCCGCCGACATCGTCCGCAAGGTCGCCGCCGGTGCCGGACTCACCTGCGGGAAGGTCGAGGCGGCGCCCGTCATGTACAAGCAGCTCACCCAGCCCAACGTCTCGGACTGGGACTTCCTCCAGTACCTCGCGGGCGAGAGCGGCGCACACGTGCGGGTGGACGAGAAGGGGCTGTTGCAGTTCGTGAAGCCGAAGCCGGCGGCCTCGGCGCCCTCTCCCTCGACCTCCGCCACCCGTCATCCGATGGTGCTGGAGTACGGACGCAATCTGCTGGCCCTGCGTGCCGTGCTGACCGGCGCGGACGGGGCGGACAGCGTCGAGGTGCGCGGCTGGGACGTGGAGACCAAGACCCGTCTCGTGGCACGCGAGCCGTCCGTCCGCTCCACCACGGTGGTCCCCGGGATGAGCCCGTCCGTCGCGGCCGGGGCGTTCGGCCCGAAGGCCAGGATGACGGTCGCCGACACCCCGTACCGGACCCAGGCCGAGGCCGGTTCGGTCGCCGGGGCGGTGGCCGCACGGGTCAGCTCCGGCTTCGGGGAGATCGAGGCGGTCGCCGAGGGCAACCCCCGGCTGCGGGCCGGTGAACCCGTCGCCCTCGGCAACGTCGGACCGGCGTTCGCCGGCCGCTACACGGCGACGGCGGCCCACCACGTCCTCGACCCGCACGGCGGATACCGCACGACCGTGCTGGTCAGCGCCGCCCCCGACCGCTCCCTGACCGGGCTCACGGGCGGCGGCGACGCGCCCCCGCGCGGCCCCCGCATCCCGGGCCTCGCGATCGGCGTGGTCACCGACATCCGCGAGGGCAAGGGCAAGGGCGAACGCGGCTCGGTCAAGCTGAAGTTCCCCTGGCTCGACGACACCTATGTGTCCGACTGGGTCCGTACGGTGCAGTGGGGCGGCCAGGGCGGCGGCGGGGTGTTCAGCCCCGAGGTCAACGACGAGGTACTGGTCGGCTTCGAGCAGGGCCTGCTGGACAGCCCCTATGTGCTGGGCGGCCTCTACAACGGCGTCGACAAGCCCTCGCCCCATGACGTCCCGCTCGTCGATGCGACCAGCGGCAAGGTCAACCGCCGCTCCCTGGTGTCCCGTTCGGGCAACCGGATCGAACTGCTCGACGCCCCGCGCGGCCCGTCCGGAGTGCGGCTGGCCACCGGTGACAAGCAGCTGGAGGTCACCCTGGACGAGCGGAAGGGGGAGATCGCGCTGAAGGTGTTCGCCCGCGGCACCTCCCGGGTGCTGAGCTCCCTCTCCCTGGGCCGGTCCGGGATCACGCTCGACGCCGGTACGGGGAACGTGAACGTGAAGGGGGCCTCGGTGACCATCAACGGCAAGACCGGGGTAACCGTGGACGGCGGACTGCTCGCCGTGCTCAAGGCCAGGCTCATCCGGATCAACTGA
- a CDS encoding CIS tube protein, giving the protein MPSAARTSRARAQLTIMEPPSDVGAKPAGTLARLTLQFNPATLSLSKSTEWRRTPSRTAGASALPEFVGSGPRSLSLDVFLDATATHDNSVEKAVEQLMTACVPTPSSLGRKKPSSPWVRFDWGTSKTTSFDGVLSSLSVSYTLFDVDGKPLRATCSLSIEEASVDPAGQNPTSGSREARRTHRVVAGDSLPLLAWREYGDATAWRTIAEANDIDDPMQLAPGTELLVPGLEDHAPEGTR; this is encoded by the coding sequence ATGCCATCAGCCGCCCGCACGAGCCGTGCCCGTGCCCAGCTGACCATCATGGAGCCGCCGTCGGACGTGGGCGCCAAACCGGCCGGCACCCTCGCCCGGCTCACGCTGCAGTTCAACCCGGCGACGCTCTCCCTGTCCAAGAGCACCGAGTGGCGGCGTACGCCCTCCCGGACGGCCGGCGCCTCCGCGCTGCCCGAATTCGTGGGCAGCGGGCCCCGGTCGCTGTCCCTCGACGTCTTCCTGGACGCCACCGCCACCCACGACAACTCGGTGGAGAAAGCCGTCGAGCAGCTGATGACGGCCTGTGTACCCACCCCGAGCAGCCTCGGCCGCAAGAAGCCGTCGAGCCCCTGGGTGCGCTTCGACTGGGGAACGTCGAAGACGACGTCATTCGACGGGGTGCTGTCCAGCCTCTCCGTCTCGTACACGCTGTTCGACGTCGACGGGAAGCCGCTGCGCGCCACCTGCTCCCTCTCGATCGAGGAGGCGAGCGTCGACCCGGCCGGACAGAACCCCACGTCCGGCTCGCGGGAGGCACGCCGTACCCACCGGGTCGTGGCCGGTGACAGCCTGCCGCTGCTCGCCTGGCGCGAATACGGTGACGCCACCGCGTGGCGCACGATCGCCGAGGCCAACGACATCGACGACCCCATGCAACTGGCCCCCGGTACCGAACTCCTCGTGCCCGGCCTCGAAGACCACGCCCCGGAGGGCACCCGGTGA
- a CDS encoding phage tail protein, translating to MTDNIFATSVFFKLAIGGSDLGAFHTCSGLGAEVELEQYAEGGNNGFTWQLPGRITWTNITLTRPVTADTLKIARWLNETTQRVERKDGEIVALRPDLSRIISWQVQGIVPVRWQGPSFDPSSSEAAIETLEIAHEGLVPS from the coding sequence ATGACGGACAACATCTTCGCGACGAGCGTGTTCTTCAAACTCGCCATCGGAGGAAGCGACCTCGGGGCCTTCCACACCTGCTCGGGGCTGGGCGCCGAGGTGGAGTTGGAGCAGTACGCCGAGGGCGGCAACAACGGCTTCACCTGGCAGCTGCCGGGGCGGATCACCTGGACCAACATCACGCTGACCCGCCCCGTCACCGCCGACACGCTGAAGATCGCGCGCTGGCTGAACGAGACGACGCAGCGGGTGGAACGCAAGGACGGCGAGATCGTCGCACTCCGTCCGGACCTCAGCCGGATCATCAGCTGGCAGGTCCAGGGCATCGTCCCGGTGCGCTGGCAGGGACCCTCCTTCGACCCGTCCAGCTCCGAGGCGGCGATCGAGACCCTGGAGATCGCGCACGAGGGCCTGGTGCCGTCCTGA